A genomic region of Miscanthus floridulus cultivar M001 chromosome 3, ASM1932011v1, whole genome shotgun sequence contains the following coding sequences:
- the LOC136541952 gene encoding sugar transport protein 7-like, whose product MAGGGMAALGVKTERAAQYKGRMTLAVAMTCLVAAVGGAIFGYDIGISGGVTSMDPFLEKFFPVVFHRKNSGGKNNYCKYDNQGLAAFTSSLYLAGLVASLVASPVTRNYGRKASIVCGGVSFLIGAALNVAAVNLAMLILGRIMLGVGIGFGNQAVPLYLSEMAPAHLRGGLNMMFQLATTLGIFTANLINYGTQNIKPWGWRLSLGLAAAPALLMTLAGLFLPETPNSLIERGRVEEGRRVLERIRGTADVDAEFTDMVEASELANTIEHPFRNILEPRNRPQLVMAVCMPAFQILTGINSILFYAPVLFQSMGFGGNASLYSSVLTGAVLFSSTLISIGTVDRLGRRKLLISGGIQMIVCQVIVAVILGAKFGADKQLSRSYSIAVVVVVCLFVLAFGWSWGPLGWTVPSEIFPLETRSAGQSITVAVNLLFTFAIAQAFLSLLCAFKFGIFLFFAGWITVMTVFVCVFLPETKGVPIEEMVLLWRKHWFWKKVMPADMPLEDGWGAAEGNNHK is encoded by the exons ATGGCGGGCGGCGGGATGGCGGCGCTGGGCGTGAAGACGGAGCGCGCGGCGCAGTACAAGGGCCGCATGACGCTGGCCGTCGCCATGACCTGCCTCGTCGCCGCCGTCGGGGGCGCCATCTTCGGCTACGACATCGGCATCTCCG GAGGCGTGACATCCATGGACCCGTTTCTGGAGAAATTCTTCCCGGTGGTGTTCCACAGGAAGAACTCCGGCGGGAAGAACAACTACTGCAAGTACGACAACCAGGGGCTCGCGGCGTTCACCTCCTCGCTCTACCTCGCCGGCCTCGTGGCCTCCCTCGTCGCGTCCCCCGTGACGAGGAACTACGGCCGCAAAGCCAGCATCGTCTGCGGCGGCGTCAGCTTCCTCATCGGCGCGGCCCTCAACGTGGCGGCCGTGAACCTGGCCATGCTCATCCTCGGGCGCATCATGCTCGGCGTCGGCATCGGTTTCGGCAACCAGGCCGTGCCGCTGTACCTGTCGGAGATGGCGCCGGCGCACCTCCGCGGCGGGCTGAACATGATGTTCCAGCTCGCCACGACGCTGGGCATCTTCACGGCGAACCTGATCAACTACGGCACGCAGAACATCAAGCCGTGGGGGTGGCGGCTGTCGCTGGGcctggcggcggcgccggcgctgcTGATGACGCTGGCCGGGCTCTTCCTCCCGGAGACGCCCAACAGCCTCATCGAGCGCGGGCGCGTGGAGGAGGGCCGGCGCGTGCTGGAGCGCATCCGGGGCACCGCCGACGTGGACGCCGAGTTCACGGACATGGTGGAGGCGAGCGAGCTGGCCAACACCATCGAGCACCCGTTCCGGAACATCCTGGAGCCGCGCAACCGGCCGCAGCTGGTGATGGCCGTGTGCATGCCGGCGTTCCAGATCCTGACGGGCATCAACTCCATCCTCTTCTACGCGCCGGTCCTGTTCCAGAGCATGGGCTTCGGCGGGAACGCGTCCCTCTACTCCTCCGTGCTCACCGGCGCCGTGCTCTTCTCCTCGACGCTCATCTCCATCGGCACCGTCGACCGCCTCGGCCGCCGGAAGCTCCTCATCAGTGGCGGGATCCAGATGATCGTCTGCCAG GTGATCGTGGCGGTGATCCTGGGCGCCAAGTTCGGGGCGGACAAGCAGCTGTCGCGGAGCTACTCGatcgcggtggtggtggtggtctgcCTGTTCGTGCTGGCGTTCGGGTGGTCGTGGGGCCCGCTGGGGTGGACGGTGCCGAGCGAGATCTTCCCGCTGGAGACGCGGTCGGCGGGGCAGAGCATCACGGTGGCCGTGAACCTGCTCTTCACCTTCGCCATCGCGCAGGCGTTCCTGTCGCTGCTGTGCGCCTTCAAGTTCggcatcttcctcttcttcgccGGGTGGATCACCGTCATGACCGTCTTCGTCTGCGTCTTCCTGCCGGAGACCAAGGGCGTGCCCATCGAGGAGATGGTGCTGCTCTGGCGGAAGCACTGGTTCTGGAAGAAGGTCATGCCGGCGGACATGCCGCTCGAGGATGGCTGGGGCGCGGCTGAGGGTAACAATCACAAGTAA
- the LOC136541954 gene encoding uncharacterized protein — MDSPHGSTSSNPFAVGNGPAPPPASTLVLLNIRSHVPVILSADDGNFRQWRSFFDLAIKKFGLVNHIDGTVDAAAMIDDPEWLQIDFCIVSWLYTTMSKEIWSDVNKPGATAYSAWTAITGQFLDNSLQRAVYAQQEFHNLFQGDINISEYCGRLKRLADTLYDCGAAVSDPALIINTLRGMNNRFSQAIAVLSTMTPPPTFLYTKSYLLQEEHRMRHSQKMEAQTALLAAATTSTTTRPVVQPPPPPQAPNTGANDRRKKRKSADGPNRQNASGGQSAVAGGHPAPHASAPPPPWASAYNPWQGVVQAWPMNAWRPGVLGSRPGVNPPQAMAATPVAAVATGSLTREPRHTWRPIPVSSAPLPPPLFIIILLSAMANFFLPSALTTPLFLPLLLLCNFAMF, encoded by the coding sequence ATGGACAGTCCTCACGGCTCCACCTCTTCCAATCCCTTCGCCGTGGGCAACGGCCCTGCTCCTCCCCCAGCCTCCACCCTCGTGTTGCTCAACATCCGCAGCCACGTTCCGGTCATCCTCTCCGCTGATGACGGCAACTTCCGGCAGTGGCGTTCTTTCTTCGACCTCGCGATCAAGAAATTCGGCCTCGTCAACCACATCGACGGCACAGTTGATGCCGCCGCCATGATCGACGATCCGGAATGGCTCCAGATTGACTTCTGCATCGTCTCCTGgctctacaccaccatgtccaaGGAGATTTGGAGTGACGTCAACAAGCCGGGCGCCACCGCCTACTCCGCGTGGACGGCGATCACGGGGCAATTCCTCGACAACAGCCTTCAGCGCGCCGTCTATGCTCAGCAAGAGTTCCACAACCTGTTCCAGGGCGACATTAACATCAGCGAGTATTGCGGCCGTCTCAAGCGCCTCGCCGACACTCTCTACGACTGCGGCGCCGCCGTCTCCGATCCGGCGCTCATCATCAACACACTGCGTGGCATGAACAACAGGTTCAGCCAGGCCATTGCTGTTCTCTCCACCATGACTCCGCCGCCCACATTCCTCTACACCAAATCCTATTTGCTGCAGGAGGAACATCGGATGCGGCACTCTCAAAAGATGGAGGCGCAAACGGCGCTCCTTGcagccgccaccacctccacaacGACCCGGCCCGTGGTGCAGCCCCCACCTCCGCCGCAGGCACCCAACACCGGTGCCAATGACCGTCGCAAGAAGCGCAAGTCCGCTGATGGTCCAAATCGCCAGAACGCCTCCGGCGGACAGAGCGCAGTAGCCGGCGGCCACCCTGCGCCCCACGCCAGTGCACCGCCGCCACCGTGGGCCTCAGCCTACAACCCTTGGCAAGGCGTTGTTCAGGCGTGGCCGATGAACGCCTGGCGACCTGGTGTCCTCGGTTCGCGGCCAGGCGTCAACCCTCCGCAGGCCATGGCGGCAaccccggtggcggcggtggcgactgGTTCCTTGACACGGGAGCCACGGCACACATGGCGTCCAATTCCGGTATCCTCAGCTCCGCTCCCTCCCCCTCTGTTCATCATCATATTGTTGTCGGCAATGGCCAATTTCTTCCTGCCCAGTGCACTGACAACGCCTCTATTCCTaccacttcttctcctttgcaacttCGCAATGTTTTAA
- the LOC136544101 gene encoding uncharacterized protein, with the protein MENVVILRRGQVLMDMATAPLTATASAAAPSVAKAVAEKAETALAGKDAGVAAAKHSNAVATDNMGMETEEESVVATNQSGAETTTEENEPEAGAGQSGVQAETAVPVPAVDQRGPDTREKEAEAAEHRGADAMKSEPAPAAHQTLPLAKEEAAEQAYSGASFAAVAPDPRALPILVLLLKPRGRAARIRVHALDNDRAPAPTAAAA; encoded by the coding sequence ATGGAGAACGTCGTGATCTTGCGCAGGGGCCAGGTCCTGATGGATATGGCCACGGCGCCGCTGACGGCGACAGCCTCGGCCGCGGCGCCGAGCGTCGCGAAGGCGGTGGCGGAGAAGGCCGAGACTGCGCTGGCGGGGAAGGATGCGGGTGTGGCGGCCGCGAAGCATAGCAACGCGGTGGCCACGGACAACATGGGGATGGAGACGGAGGAAGAATCCGTGGTGGCCACGAACCAGAGCGGCGCGGAGACGACGACGGAGGAGAACGAACCTGAGGCGGGCGCGGGCCAGAGCGGCGTGCAGGCGGAGACCGCCGTGCCGGTACCGGCCGTGGACCAGCGTGGTCCCGACACGCGTGAGAAGGAGGCCGAGGCTGCTGAGCACCGCGGTGCCGACGCCATGAAGTCAGAACCCGCGCCGGCCGCGCACCAAACCCTCCCGCTGGCGAAGGAGGAGGCGGCCGAGCAGGCGTACTCGGGTGCGTCGTTCGCCGCGGTCGCCCCTGATCCCCGCGCGCTGCCCATCCTGGTGCTCTTGCTGAAGCCCCGCGGTAGGGCTGCTCGGATCCGTGTCCATGCGCTTGACAACGACCGCGCGCCGGCGCCCACGGCTGCGGCGGCATGA
- the LOC136544103 gene encoding secreted RxLR effector protein 161-like has product MKRVLRYVAGTLHFGCHYKRKKEAQLTGYSDSDLAGDIDTRKSTTGVLFFLGSNVITWQSQKQRVVALSSCEAEYIAAATAACQRVWLARLLAELKGEKTGAINLKIDNQSAITLSKNPVFHDHSKHIDIRYHYIREC; this is encoded by the coding sequence ATGAAGAGAGTGCTGAGGTATGTTGCTGGTACCTTGCACTTCGGTTGCCACTacaaaaggaagaaggaggcccAGCTCACTGGCTACAGCGACAGCGATCTAGCTGGCGACATTGATACACGTAAAAGCACCACCGGTGTCCTCTTCTTCCTGGGCAGCAATGTCATCACCTGGCAATCACAGAAACAGAGGGTTGTGGCACTGTCCTCCTGTGAAGCGGAGTACATTGCTGCAGCTACTGCAGCCTGCCAGAGAGTATGGTTGGCGCGTCTTCTTGCAGAGCTCAAAGGGGAGAAGACCGGCGCCATCAACTTGAAAATCGACAACCAGTCCGCCATCACGCTCAGCAAGAACCCCGTCTTCCACGACCACAGTAAGCACATTGATATTCGCTATCATTACATTCGCGAGTGTTGA
- the LOC136544104 gene encoding uncharacterized mitochondrial protein AtMg00810-like, with protein MGANNIDLDMFKAEMQATFKMSNLGLLHYYLGLEVSQTEAGITVSQSAYAAKILENAGLTGCNPSHTAMEARLKLSKLSTTPAVDPTSYRSIVGSLRYLVNSRPDLAYSVGYISRSRNPPPSTLQP; from the coding sequence ATGGGCGCCAACAACATTGACCTCGACATGTTCAAGGCGGAGATGCAGGCGACGTTCAAGATGAGCAACCTGGGGCTGCTCCACTACTACCTCGGTCTGGAGGTATCACAGACTGAGGCCGGGATCACCGTCAGCCAGAGCGCCTATGCGGCCAAGATTTTGGAGAACGCAGGCCTAACCGGATGCAATCCGAGCCACACCGCTATGGAGGCTCGACTGAAACTTAGTAAGTTGAGTACTACTCCTGCTGTTGATCCAACATCTTATCGCAGCATCGTGGGGTCCCTGCGCTATCTGGTGAATTCGAGACCGGATTTGGCGTACTCGGTGGGCTACATCAGCAGGTCAAGAAACCCACCACCGAGCACTTTGCAGCCATGA